One Acidimicrobiales bacterium genomic window, CGGGCGCCGCGTCGTGGTCGTCGACGACGTCGCCCACTTCGGCGCCTACGCCCCGGCCGAGGCTCTCCACGATGCAGGTGCGGCCGTGTCCGTCCTGACACCCAAGCTCCACATCGGCTCGAACCTGGATCAGGCGACCATGATGACGACGCTGCGACGCCTCGCTGGGAAAGGGGTCGTCCTGACCGCGAACTCGGCCGTCCTCGGGATCGTCGACGGGACCCTGCGGGTCCGCGACACCCTCTCGGACCTCGAACGCAACGAGTCGGCCGACGTGGTCGTGGCAGCGGTCGGCAACCGCGCCGACGACGACCTCGCCCGTGCCCTGAGCGGCCTGCCAGGTGCCCCGGCCGTGGACGTGATCGGTGACGCGGCCGCACCACGGACGATCCTCGAGGCCGTCCGCGAGGGGCGCATGGCCGGGAGGGCGACCTAGAGCCGGGACACGGATTCGGTGCACGGGGGCCGGGATGTGGTTGACTCTCGGAGAGCAGAAATCGGGGGGAGGGGACCTTCTTGTGCATTCATGTGAGCAGCGGCGCGCGGTTCCCGTCCGGTTTGTCGCATGACTGACCTCATGCCCGTCCTCGAGGTGGGGTCCCTGTCGAAGACCTTCCCCGGCCAGGTCGCCCTGAGCGCCGCCAACCTGACCGCCTACGCCGGCGAGGTCCATGCGCTCGTCGGCCAGAACGGCTCGGGCAAGTCGACGTTCATCAAGATCCTCGCCGGATACCACCGACCCGACCCCGGCGCGGTGGTCAAGATCCGCGGCCACGAGGTGGACCTCGAGTCGCTCGGCGACGAGGACAGGCGCCACCTCCACGTCATGCACCAGGACCTCGGCCTGGTACCGACGATGAGCATCATCGAGAATCTCGCACTCGGCCGGGGCTTCCACACGGCAGTCGGTGGTCGCATCGCCTGGCGGGCCGAAGCCCGCCGGGCCAGGCAGCTCCTCGCCGAGTTCGGGGTGGACATCGACCCCCGCCGCCCGGTCAGCACGCTCGCCGCCGCGGAGAAGGCCATCGTCGCTCTCGTGCGGGCGCTGCAGGACTGGGAGGAGGGCGACTGGGGGATCCTCGTCCTCGACGAGCCGACCGCATCCCTGCCCCGCCCCGAAGTCGAGCGACTCTTCGCCGCAGTGAGGACGGTCGCCGAGAGGGGCGCCGCGGTCATCTTCGTCTCGCACCGCCTCGAGGAGGTGTTCGAGATCGCTGACCGGGTGACGGTCCTACGGGACGGCGTCGTCGTCGGTCACGCGATGGCCGACGAACTCGACCACGACTCCCTCGTCGAGTTGATCGTCGGCCGCGCCGTGGAGAGCCTCTATTCGAGGCCGTCGACGGCTCCGGGCGAGGCGGTGCTCACAGTGCGGGACCTGTGGGGCGAAGAGACCGAAGGCGTGGACTTCGACGTCCGCAAGGGGGAGATCCTCGGCATCGCCGGCCTCGTCGGCTCAGGACGCGACGAGATCCCCTCCCTGCTCGTCGGTGGCAGCCGCCGCGCCCGCGGCTCGGTCCAGATCGACGGCGACACGGTCGACGGCGAGCCCCGAATCGCACTCGTCTCGGGGATGTCACTGGTCCCGGCAGACCGCAAGACACTCGCCACCATCCCCTCGCACACGATTCGCGAGAACATCTCGCTGCCGCGGCTCGGACCTCTCGGCCGCTTCTGGTTGTCGACCCGCACCGAGCGTGCCGAGGCCCGTGCGTGGATCGACCGCTTCGAACTACGCCCGCCGGACCCCGACCGGCCGCTCAGCTCACTGTCCGGCGGCAACCAGCAGAAGGCCGTCCTCGCGAAGATCCTCCGCACGAACCCCGCTGTGATGGTGCTCGACGAGCCGACCCAGGGCGTCGACGTGGGCGCCAAGGCGGCGATCTACGACATCCTCGCCACCACGGCGTCGGACGGAACCGCCATCGTCCTCGCGTCGTCCGACGCCGAGGAACTCGCCAACGTCTGTGACCGGGTGCTCATCACCCGCAACGGACGGGTGGCCGCCGAACTGTCCGGTGACGACCTCAACCACGACCGCATCGCCAGGGAGATCCTCGCGTGAACATCGAGCTTCGGAAATTCTCGCCCGGCAACATCAGCATCGTCTATCTGTATGCGATCGGGTTCATCATCTTCGCGTTGTGGATCCCGGACCTGTGGATCAACTGGACCACCCACCGTGCGACGCTGAACATCGACGTCGCCACCCGCGCGATCGTCGCCGTCGGCCTGGTGACGCCGCTGCTCACGGGGACCTTCGACCTGTCGATCGCGGGCACCATCAGCCTGTCGTCCGTGATGGTCTCGTGGCTCCAGGCGGAGCACGGCGTCTCGATCACCCTCGCCATCATCATCACCCTGCTCATCGCACTCGGCTGCGGTGCGCTCAACGCGGTTCTGATCGTCGGGGTGCGGATGAACTCGTTCATCGCCACCCTCGGCACGGGGGCGGTGCTGGCCGCGCTCGCGGAGTATGTGACGGGCGGCGTGCAGATAACCGGCTACGACCCGAACTTCAAGAAACTCGCCATCAACGAGATATTCGGCGGAATCCAGTTGAAGGTGCTGATCCTGGTGATCATCACCGTGATCCTGTGGTACGTCATCGAACACACACCGACGGGCCGATACCTCCAGGCCACCGGTGACGGACCCGATGCCGCACGCCTCGCGGGGGTGCAGACGAGCCGCTACGTCGCCGGATCACTGCTGGTGTCGGCGTTCATCGCGGGCGTCGGGGGCATCCTCGCCGCCGCACAGACGGCGGGCAACGCCACAGCCGGCGCACCCTTCCTGCTGCCGGCCTTCGCTGCGGCGTTCCTCGGCTCCACCCAGTTCAAGGGCCGCTTCAACGCCTGGGGGACGGTCGCGTCGGTGTTCGTCCTCGCGAGCATGGTCGCGGGGTTGAACAGGGCCATCTCCAGTACGGACATCCGCCGGATCCTCGACGACCTGTTCTTCGGCCTGGCACTCATCGCCGCCGTCGGCCTGTCGAGCCTGCTGACCAGGTACCGGGAGTACTCGGCGTTCCGCAGTCGGGTGCGGGGGGCACACGAAGAGTCCGATTCCGACCAGGCGTCTGTACCGTCACCCGACGAGACCTGATCTCTGTCCGATTCCCGTGGTGAACCACCGCGCCCGGGCAGCTGTGCTCAACTTACGGTTCTGTAAACGAGGGGGAGAAACCCATATGACTACCAATGTCCGATCCGGCCGCAAGCGCTGGATGGTCCTGATTGCACTGCTCGCGGTGTTCTCGCTGATCGCCGCGGCCTGCGGTGACGACGATGACGACACCTCGGCCGGCGACGACGGCGCAGCAGCCGACGACGGTGGCTCCGACGACGGCGCAGCAGCCGACGACGGTGGCGAGATGACCGGCGTGGCACTGGCCCAGGCCCGTGTCGACCAGTGGACGAACCCGCAGTCGAGCGTGGGCATCACCGAGCCGGTCGCCGTGCCGGAAGACCTGGACATCGTCTACGTTCAGTGTTCGGTCCCGGTGTGCAACGTCATCGGCCAGGGCGTGGCCGAGGCCGCCGACGCGATCGGCGCCAACCTCGAGGTCATCACCCACACCGACACAGCGGACACGGTCCAGTCGGCATTCCAGCAGACCGTGCAGGCCGCTCCGGACCTGGTGCTCACCTCGGGTAACCCCCGTGAGTGGTTCGCCGCAGAGCTCGAGGAGCTCGACTCGATGGGGATTCCCGTCGTCGTCTGGTCCATCCCCGAGCCCTACGTGGACCAGCCCGGCATCACCGCCAACCTCATCTCCGGTGACGACTACTGGTTCGCCGGCGTCCTGCAGGCCGACTACGTCATCGCCGACAGCGGTGGAACCGCTCAGGCCCTCTACATCACGATCCCGCAGTTCCCCGTGCTCGGCCTCGAGCTCGAGGGCTTCCAGGACGAGATGGCGGCGAACTGCCCCGACTGCACCGTGAAGGTTCTCGAGTTCACCGTGCCCGACCTTCTCGAAGGTGCCCACATCTCCCAGACCGTCGCCGAGCTGCAGTCCAACCCGGACATCACCTACCTGGTCACCGGCTTCGGTGACATGATCCTCGGCATGTCCGAGGCGTTCTCGGGTTCCGGTGTTGGTGACGGCGTCATCGGCGTGTCCCAGGCATCCACCGAGCCGAACTACCAGCTCATCGCGGACGGCAACCTGCAGGTGGTCGACATCGGTCTGCCCACCGAGTACCTGGCGTGGCGTGCGATGGACGAGGCCCTGCGTGGCCTCGCCGGCGCCCCGCTCGGCACCTTCGAGCAGCCGCCCCTGACAGACTTCCCCGACCGCGTCGTCGAGGTCGACAACTTCCCGTGGTTCATCATCACCCAGGACAACGTGGGTGACCCGACCACACCGTTCGAGCCCTTCCCCGGGTTCAAGGACGAGTTCCTCGCCCTCTGGGGCATGAGCTGATCCACTGAACGCGAAGGGGCCCCGGTCACAACTGACCGGGGCCCCTTCGTCGTTTTCGGATCAGCGTGGGCTCTAGGAAGCCCCTGCCTCGGCGAGGGCCCGGCCGACGAGCACCCTGGCGAGGTGACGGCGGTAGGCCTCGTCCGCGTTCAGGTCGTTCGGCGGGTCGAAGCCCTCGTCGGCAACCGCGGCGGCATCGGCTGCCGACGAACCCGACGACAGGGCGGCTTCCACGGCGGCAGCACGCTGCGGCGCCGAGCCCATGTTCACCAGCGCTATCCCCGAGTTGCCGTTGTCGACGACCGCGGCCACCCCGACGATGGCCCAGTCCTGGGCACGCCGGTTGAACTTCTGGAAGGACCACCCGGCACCGGGCATCTTCGGGACCCGGACCTCGACGAGCAACTCGTCGGGGTTGATCGCCGTCTCGAGGAAACCGGTGAAGAGGTCATCGGCGGCGATCTCGCGGCGGCCGGCCGGACCCTGGACCACGACGCTGCCGCGCAGGGCCAGCAGAGTGGCGGGATGGTCCGCTGCGGGGTCACCGTGCGCCAGGGCGCCACCGAGGGTGCCACGGCTGCGGACCTGGGGGTCGCCGACCTCGCCGGTGGCGTGGGCCAACAGAGGGACCTGCGAACGCAACAGTTCCGAGGTGGCCACTGCGTGATGCGTGGTCCCGGCACCGATGGCGATGTGGTCGCCGTCCTCGCGGATGTAGGACAGATCTGCGATCTGACCGACGTCGACGAGAACCATCGGCGAGGCCAGGCGCAGCTTCAACAGTGGGATCAGCGAGTGACCACCGGCGAGTACCTTGGCCTCGTCGCCGTGTTCGGCGAGTACCGACAGGGCCTCCTCGACCGTCTCGGCCCGGGTGTAGTCGAACTGGGGAGGGATCACGCCTCCACCCCCTCGGGGTGCTCAGCGGCCCAGCGGACCGAGTCGACGATCTTCTGGTAGCCGGTGCAGCGGCAGAGGTTGCCCTCGAGCTCCAGGCGGATCTTCTCGCGGGACGGATCGGGGTCGTCGGCGAGGATCCCCGCCGACGCCATGATCATTCCCGACGTGCAGAATCCGCACTGCAGACCGTGGCACTGGCGGAACCCCTCCTGGACCGGATGGAAGTGATCCGGATCCGGCGCGAGGCCCTCGATGGTCGTGACCTCGTGGCCGTCGGCCTGCACCGCGAGGATCGTGCACGACTTGGCGGCGCGACCGTCGAAGTGGACCGTGCAGGCCCCACAGTTGGACGTGTCACATCCGACGTGGGTGCCGGTGAGACCGCGCACCTCACGGATGTAGTGAACGAGGAGCATCCTCGCCTCGACCGTGTCGGTCCGGCTCTTGCCGTTGATCGTCACGGAGATCTCGTGGGTGCTCATCAGCCCTCACTTCCGTTGCCGTTGATGATTTTCCAGACCTTCTGGGGGGTGATCGCCGGGTCGACGTTCACCACGCCGTACTGGCGCAGTGCGTTGACCACCGCGTTCACCACCGCCGGGGTGGCGCCGATGGAACCGGATTCACCGATCCCCTTCGCCCCCATCGAGTTGTGCGGGGTCGGCGTATTCTCCCTGGCCTCCTCGATCTGGGGAAGGTCGGCCGCCGAGGGAAACAGATAGTCCATGAGCGTCGCCGTCAATGGCTGACCGTTCTCGTCGTAGGTCATCTGTTCCCACATCGCCTGAGCGATGCCCTGCACGATGCCCCCCTCGACCTGGCCTTCGGCCAACAGCGGGTTGATCACGGTGCCGCAGTCGTCGACTGCGACGAAACGCTCGATCTCCACCCGGCCGGTGTCCCTCTCGATCCCGACGATGCACACGTAGGCGCCGGAGGGAAAGGTGAACCCGGTGGGCTCGTGGAAGATCTGCACCTCGAGGCTTCCCGGGGCGATGTCGTCGGGGAGCTGGGTCGGTGCGAGGCCGGCCCAGCCGACCTCCTTCCAGGACACGGTCTTGGACGGTGTTCCGGCCACGCCGAACTGCCCGTCGACCACCTCGATGTCGTCGGGGTTGGCCTCCAGCAGGTGCGCCGCGACCTTCTTGGCGTTCTCGAACACCTGCGTGGCCGCCCGCTTGGTGGCCTCGCCGGCGATGGCGGCGGTACGTGAGCCCTGGGTACCGATACCCATGGGCACCGCGTCCGTGTCGCCGTAGTGGACGCTGATGTCGTCGAAATCCATGTGCAGGGCGTCCGCGGCAATCTGCGAGAGCGTCGTCACCGTCCCCTGCCCGTGGGGCGAGGCCCCGGTCTCGATGATCGCCGTGCCGTCAGGCTGGATCTTGACCTGGGCGGACTCGTAGCTGGCGATGTTCCCGAAGCCCTCCAGGGAGCCTCGGGGACCGAACGCGGCGATCTCGGTCCACGTGGAGAAGCCGATACCCATCAGCTTCTCGCTCGGATCGGCGTTGCGGCGGTCCCGTTCAGCCTTGAGGTTCTCGTAGTCGACGATCTCGAGCGCCTTCGCGAGGCCTGCCGGGTAGTTGCCGGAGTCATACCAGAGCTCCGCGTGGGCGACCTTGTAGGGGAAGTCCTCGGGCTGGATGAAGTTGCGCATCCGGACATCGGCCGGATCGAGGTCGACCTCGTAGGCCACGTGGTCGATGACCCGCTCGATGAGGTAGGCGGCCTCGGGACGACCTGCGCCCCGGTAGGCCGACATCGGGCTCTTGTTCGTCACGACGAGTGTGTGGCCCGCCGCGATGGCCGGGATCTTGTAGCACCCCGACGACATCCAGTTGGTCAACGTCGGCATGCCGAAGGCGTACTTGTCCGGGTACCCACCGGCGTCCACGAGCACCTTCGACCGCAGGCCGAGGATGGTTCCCTCGTCGTCGAAGGCGACCTCGTAGTCGTGCCACTGGTCCCGCCCCGGGAACATGAGCAGAAAGCACTCAGAGCGCGTCTGGACGTACTTCACGGGACGCCCATGACGTCGGGAGAGCTCTGGGACCAGGAACAGCTCGGGGAAGGGCTGGACCTTCGCACCGAAGCCACCACCGACGTCGGGCTGGATGACCCGGCACTGGTTCTGGGAGATACCGAAGTAGTCCGTCAGGCGGTTTCGGTAGCCGTGGGGATTCTGGACCGAGGCCCAGACGGTCAGCTTGTCACGACGCCAGTCCGCCAGTACCTGGTTGGTCTCGAGCGGAACCGGGTGCACCCGGTTGTTCCAAAGCCGCCCCGACGCCGTATGCGGTGCGCTGTCGAACACCTCGGCGAGGTCGTCGGTCCACGGCGTGTCGAGCATCACGTTGGAGGGCAGCCCCTCCATGATGATCGGGGCGTCATCGGCCAGCGCCTCGTAGGGATCGGTGACGATCGGCAGGGGTTCGTATTCGACGAAGACGGACTCCGCGGCGTCTGCTGCCAGGTAGGCGCTCTCGGCGAGTACGACAGCGACCGGATCGCCCACGAAGTGCACGGTGCCGTGAGCCAGGATCGGCCGTTCGACACCCGGCATACCCTCCATGCCGGGTAGGTGGGCGAAGTCCGCGTACGTGTAGACACCCAGGACGCCGTCGGCGGCCTCGGCCTCGGACGTGTCGATGGACAGGATCTTCGCATGGGCCTCGGTCGAGCGGACGAAGACCATCGCCGCCGTGTCGACGAGCTGGACGTCGTCGGTGTACTGACCGCGACCGGTGATCAGGTTGGGATCTTCCTTGCGGATGACCCGCGCCCCCACCATCGTCATGTGGTTCCCCTTTGATTGCGTCGGTTCGTGCGGACTGTAGTGCAGGGCCGGACCATGCCCGGACTCGTGGATGGGCTCAGAGGACGTCGAAGGTCAACTCGAGCCGTTCGAGACCCCGGGTCGCGAAGGTCGGCATGTGACTCGTGTCGGCCCCCTCGGCGAGTCGGATCTCGCCGACACGGGAGAAGAGCGTCTCGAACGCGATCCGCGCCTCGGCGCGGGCGAGTGCGGCTCCGATGCAGAAGTGTGGACCGTGGCCGAAGTCCACGTGATCGCGTGCGTTGCGCCGGTGGATGTCGAAGGTGTCCGGTGCGTCGAAGGCCTCGGGGTCCCGGCCTGCCGATCCCCAGCCCAACATCACCATCGAGCCCGCCGGAATGGGGGTCCCTGCGATCTCGGTGTCGGTGGTGACAAGTCGGTACAGGCACTGCACCGGGGCCTCGAAGCGCAGCACCTCCTCGAGGAAGTTGGGGATCAGGGAGTGGTCCTCACGGATCTCCGCCATGGCGTCGGGATGCTCGAGGAGCATGAGCATCCCGTTGCCGATCAGGTTCTTGGTTGTCTCGTTGCCGGCGAGCAGCAGCGTCTCGGTGGCCGCCAGGATCTCGGCGAGGTCGAGTTGGTTTCCGTCGATCTCCGCGGTCGCGATCGCCGAGATCATGTCGTCGGCCGGCGATTCCCGCCGATCCGCGACGATCGACTCGAAGTACCGGCAGTACTCGACGAACGACCGGGCCACGTCGAGTCGACGGGAGTGGTCGAGCACGTCGAGGTTCCCCGCGAGGATGTCGTCACACCACCGCTTGAAGGTGAAGAGGTCTTTGCGATCCACGCCGAGCGCGTCCGAGATCACCGTCATCGGGATGACGATGGCGAACTCGTCCATGAACTCGACGCTGCCCCTGTCGGCGAAGCGCTCGACCGCCTCGACCGCGACCGAGGTGATGTCTGGTTCCATCGCGGAGACCCGGCGGGGCGTGAACGCCCGATTGACGAGTGCCCGGTGCACAGTGTGGGTGGGCGGGTCGGTCATCCAGAGGGCCTTCTTCACCGGCGGACCGGAACGGAAGACCTCGACGACGTCGTCCTCGAGGGGCTCGCCACTGACCCCGGCGGGGCAGATCTCCTCACCGAAATACGAGTTCGAGAACGTCGCCGTGTCCGAGGCGACCTTCTTGATGTCATCCATCCGGCCGACCCAGAACCCCACACCCGGCACCTCGACGACGCGGGCGTTCTGACTGTGCATCACCCGGTAGAAGTCGTAGGGCGACTCCATGGTGGCGGGGTCGACGAGGCTGTAGTCCTCGATGGAGGTCATGTGGATCTGCTCCCGTGTGTCTTTGGGCGGGGCGGACGTCGCTGTGGTCTAGGCCTCGGCGGCGGCCGGGTCACTGCCGAAACGTCGCCGGTAGCCACGCCGGACCGCGCCCCAGTCGATGCTGGCTGCTGCGACCGCCACGACGAGTGCGACGCCGTTGAACAGAGGATCCACCCACACGCCGGGCGACTTCAGCTGGAAGCCGCGGGCACCGAATGCGAGCACGTAGATGGCGATCACCGTGCCCCAGACGTTCGGACGGTTCTTGATCTGCGTGGCGCCGAAGAACACGGCGGCGAACGCCGGGAACAGCAGCGGCGGTCCCGTCTGGGGCGATGCGGCACCTTGACGCATCGCCAGGATGATGCCGCCGATACCGGCGAGGACCGATGACACCACCAGCGAGGACCAGATGTAACGCCCGGTGCGCACACCGGCGAGGCGGGCGGCGTCGGGGTTGCCGCCGGTTGCGAACAACTTGCGACCCGACGGCGTGTACTCGAGCAGATACCAGATGATCACGCTGGCGATCAGCAGGTAGATGAAGGCCTTGGGGACCCCGAACTCACCCATGGAGAAGAAGTCACCGCGGGCGATCTCACGGAAGTCGTCGGAGTAGGCGTCGGACAGTCGCTGATTGTCCGAACGCCACAACAGCGCCGCCGAGATCACCTGGCTCATGCCGAGGGTGGCGATGAACGAGTTGATCCTCAACTTGACGACGAGGAACCCCGAGACGAAGCCGAAGGCCGCGCACATCGCCAACACGACGATGATCCCGAGCCAGACGTTGCCGGCACCCAGCTCGTTGTCCTTCTCGATCCAGGTCAGGACCATCCCCGAGAAGCCGACCATCGCCCCCACCGAGAGGTCGAAGGTCCCCGCGGCCAGCGGGACGAGCAGGCCCAGCGTCATGAATCCGATCGTGACCCGCTCGTTGAGCGTCGTCTCGAACGTGATCGCCGTGAGGTAGTTCTCCTCCGTGAGCCCGAAGTAGAGCAGGAAGATCCCACCGAGGATCACCGCGCTCCATCGACCGAGGCTGACACGGCGCCACCATGGGTCGCCGGCAACCGCCGATCCGTCCGTCACCGTCATGCCGTCGTCTCCTGGGTCGTCTGGAGCTGTAGTGCCTCGATGCGTTCGACCGAGATGTCCGAGCCCACGAGCTGGGTCAGCTCGCGACCCCGCAGGAGCACGATCACCCGTGAGCAGACCCTCACGAGTTCCTCGGTGTCGGTCGAACAGACCACCACCGCGGTGCCCTCTTCGGCCGCGTGGTCGATAAGTCTGTGGATGTCGGCCTTGGCGCCGACGTCGACGCCCTGGGTCGGCTCGTCGAGTACGAGAACCTTCGGGTCCAGCCGCAGCCACTTGGCGAGAACGGCCTTCTGCTGGTTCCCGCCGGAGAGGTTCTTGATCTCACGCTCGGGGGCCCGGGGGCGCACGTCGAGGCGTTCCATCCAGTCGCGGACGTCGGCGCGTTCGGGCCGACGGGACAGGAAGAACCGCGTGAAGTAGTCCGACAACCGGGTGATCGTGATGTTCTCGCGGACGGTCATTTCGGGGATGATCGCCGTCTGCTTGCGATCGGCGGGGACGAAGGCCATGCCGGCTCCCATGGCGATGTCGGGTCGCTGGTTCGCCAGGGCGGTTCCGGACACCTCCACCCTGCCGGTGCGACTCAGCGCCCCGAAGAGCAGTCGGGCGACGACTTCACGCCCCGAGCCCGTGATCCCGGCGATGCCGAGCACTTCTCCCTCGTGCACCTCGAAGTCGACGGATTCCAGCGTGAGGCCGCCGAGGCCCTGCGTGGACAGCACGACTGGTCGATCCTGGACCTCCTCGGCCAGTGCCGCAGCGGAGCCGGCGTCCACGGCGGAACCGACGATGAGCTGGATCAGCGCCTCGTGGTCGAGTTCCGCGGTGGGGCGGTCCGCGACCTTGTGCCCGTCTCGGAGGATCGTCACGACGTCGGCGATCTCGAACACCTCATCGAGGTGGTGCGAGACGTAGACCACACCGACACCGCGCTCGCTGACCGCCTTGACCACTTCGAACAGCCGCGCCACGTCTTTGCCGGGCAGCGCAGCGGTGGGCTCGTCGAGTACCAGCAGATCGACGCTCGACTCCCAGTCGTGCAACGCGCGGGCGATGGCGAGCCCGGTCCGTTCGGCGGGGGTCAGTTCCCCCACGGGGGTGCGGACGTCGAAGTCGTAGCCGAGCTCGCGCAGCGCCTCGGTGGCGATCCGGTTCTGCAGTCGCCAGTTGATCGTGCCGTAGCTCGTGCGGTAGCCGGTCCCCAGAGCGAGGTTCTCCGCGGCACCGAGGTCTTCGACGAGGCCGAGGTCCTGGTGCACGAAACGGATACCCGCGTCCTCCGCCGCCTTGGCGTCACCGAGGCGGAACTGCGAGGGGCTGGCATCGGCGTCGCGCCCCCTGCGGACGGTGGCCTGCGCTCCCGGATCCGGCGTGTGATAGCCCGCCAGGCACTTGATGAGCGTCGACTTTCCCGAACCGTTCTGCCCGACGAGGGCGTGAACAGATCCGGCATCGACCGAGAAGTCCACGTCGATGAGCGCCTTCTGGCCCGGGAACGTCTTCGAAAGCCCCCTGATATCGAGCACACGATGTGCCACGTACTCGCCCCTCCCCCTCGTTTGCCACGGCCACCGAGCAGCCGAAAGCGGCCCGACCGTACACGCTGGGAGCAGCCGCGCACCAACCTCGCGCGCAGCCGCCGAACGAGCACCGCGGACCCTGTCGGGAACCTGACGTCGCGGGTGTCCCCCGGTTGTGTTCGGGACCCCCGCCCACCACAATCTGAACGCTCGGCGTA contains:
- a CDS encoding sugar ABC transporter ATP-binding protein, translating into MTDLMPVLEVGSLSKTFPGQVALSAANLTAYAGEVHALVGQNGSGKSTFIKILAGYHRPDPGAVVKIRGHEVDLESLGDEDRRHLHVMHQDLGLVPTMSIIENLALGRGFHTAVGGRIAWRAEARRARQLLAEFGVDIDPRRPVSTLAAAEKAIVALVRALQDWEEGDWGILVLDEPTASLPRPEVERLFAAVRTVAERGAAVIFVSHRLEEVFEIADRVTVLRDGVVVGHAMADELDHDSLVELIVGRAVESLYSRPSTAPGEAVLTVRDLWGEETEGVDFDVRKGEILGIAGLVGSGRDEIPSLLVGGSRRARGSVQIDGDTVDGEPRIALVSGMSLVPADRKTLATIPSHTIRENISLPRLGPLGRFWLSTRTERAEARAWIDRFELRPPDPDRPLSSLSGGNQQKAVLAKILRTNPAVMVLDEPTQGVDVGAKAAIYDILATTASDGTAIVLASSDAEELANVCDRVLITRNGRVAAELSGDDLNHDRIAREILA
- a CDS encoding ABC transporter permease; this translates as MNIELRKFSPGNISIVYLYAIGFIIFALWIPDLWINWTTHRATLNIDVATRAIVAVGLVTPLLTGTFDLSIAGTISLSSVMVSWLQAEHGVSITLAIIITLLIALGCGALNAVLIVGVRMNSFIATLGTGAVLAALAEYVTGGVQITGYDPNFKKLAINEIFGGIQLKVLILVIITVILWYVIEHTPTGRYLQATGDGPDAARLAGVQTSRYVAGSLLVSAFIAGVGGILAAAQTAGNATAGAPFLLPAFAAAFLGSTQFKGRFNAWGTVASVFVLASMVAGLNRAISSTDIRRILDDLFFGLALIAAVGLSSLLTRYREYSAFRSRVRGAHEESDSDQASVPSPDET
- a CDS encoding substrate-binding domain-containing protein gives rise to the protein MTTNVRSGRKRWMVLIALLAVFSLIAAACGDDDDDTSAGDDGAAADDGGSDDGAAADDGGEMTGVALAQARVDQWTNPQSSVGITEPVAVPEDLDIVYVQCSVPVCNVIGQGVAEAADAIGANLEVITHTDTADTVQSAFQQTVQAAPDLVLTSGNPREWFAAELEELDSMGIPVVVWSIPEPYVDQPGITANLISGDDYWFAGVLQADYVIADSGGTAQALYITIPQFPVLGLELEGFQDEMAANCPDCTVKVLEFTVPDLLEGAHISQTVAELQSNPDITYLVTGFGDMILGMSEAFSGSGVGDGVIGVSQASTEPNYQLIADGNLQVVDIGLPTEYLAWRAMDEALRGLAGAPLGTFEQPPLTDFPDRVVEVDNFPWFIITQDNVGDPTTPFEPFPGFKDEFLALWGMS
- a CDS encoding xanthine dehydrogenase family protein subunit M, which produces MIPPQFDYTRAETVEEALSVLAEHGDEAKVLAGGHSLIPLLKLRLASPMVLVDVGQIADLSYIREDGDHIAIGAGTTHHAVATSELLRSQVPLLAHATGEVGDPQVRSRGTLGGALAHGDPAADHPATLLALRGSVVVQGPAGRREIAADDLFTGFLETAINPDELLVEVRVPKMPGAGWSFQKFNRRAQDWAIVGVAAVVDNGNSGIALVNMGSAPQRAAAVEAALSSGSSAADAAAVADEGFDPPNDLNADEAYRRHLARVLVGRALAEAGAS
- a CDS encoding (2Fe-2S)-binding protein; translation: MSTHEISVTINGKSRTDTVEARMLLVHYIREVRGLTGTHVGCDTSNCGACTVHFDGRAAKSCTILAVQADGHEVTTIEGLAPDPDHFHPVQEGFRQCHGLQCGFCTSGMIMASAGILADDPDPSREKIRLELEGNLCRCTGYQKIVDSVRWAAEHPEGVEA
- a CDS encoding xanthine dehydrogenase family protein molybdopterin-binding subunit, with the translated sequence MTMVGARVIRKEDPNLITGRGQYTDDVQLVDTAAMVFVRSTEAHAKILSIDTSEAEAADGVLGVYTYADFAHLPGMEGMPGVERPILAHGTVHFVGDPVAVVLAESAYLAADAAESVFVEYEPLPIVTDPYEALADDAPIIMEGLPSNVMLDTPWTDDLAEVFDSAPHTASGRLWNNRVHPVPLETNQVLADWRRDKLTVWASVQNPHGYRNRLTDYFGISQNQCRVIQPDVGGGFGAKVQPFPELFLVPELSRRHGRPVKYVQTRSECFLLMFPGRDQWHDYEVAFDDEGTILGLRSKVLVDAGGYPDKYAFGMPTLTNWMSSGCYKIPAIAAGHTLVVTNKSPMSAYRGAGRPEAAYLIERVIDHVAYEVDLDPADVRMRNFIQPEDFPYKVAHAELWYDSGNYPAGLAKALEIVDYENLKAERDRRNADPSEKLMGIGFSTWTEIAAFGPRGSLEGFGNIASYESAQVKIQPDGTAIIETGASPHGQGTVTTLSQIAADALHMDFDDISVHYGDTDAVPMGIGTQGSRTAAIAGEATKRAATQVFENAKKVAAHLLEANPDDIEVVDGQFGVAGTPSKTVSWKEVGWAGLAPTQLPDDIAPGSLEVQIFHEPTGFTFPSGAYVCIVGIERDTGRVEIERFVAVDDCGTVINPLLAEGQVEGGIVQGIAQAMWEQMTYDENGQPLTATLMDYLFPSAADLPQIEEARENTPTPHNSMGAKGIGESGSIGATPAVVNAVVNALRQYGVVNVDPAITPQKVWKIINGNGSEG
- a CDS encoding cytochrome P450, producing the protein MTSIEDYSLVDPATMESPYDFYRVMHSQNARVVEVPGVGFWVGRMDDIKKVASDTATFSNSYFGEEICPAGVSGEPLEDDVVEVFRSGPPVKKALWMTDPPTHTVHRALVNRAFTPRRVSAMEPDITSVAVEAVERFADRGSVEFMDEFAIVIPMTVISDALGVDRKDLFTFKRWCDDILAGNLDVLDHSRRLDVARSFVEYCRYFESIVADRRESPADDMISAIATAEIDGNQLDLAEILAATETLLLAGNETTKNLIGNGMLMLLEHPDAMAEIREDHSLIPNFLEEVLRFEAPVQCLYRLVTTDTEIAGTPIPAGSMVMLGWGSAGRDPEAFDAPDTFDIHRRNARDHVDFGHGPHFCIGAALARAEARIAFETLFSRVGEIRLAEGADTSHMPTFATRGLERLELTFDVL
- a CDS encoding ABC transporter permease, translating into MTVTDGSAVAGDPWWRRVSLGRWSAVILGGIFLLYFGLTEENYLTAITFETTLNERVTIGFMTLGLLVPLAAGTFDLSVGAMVGFSGMVLTWIEKDNELGAGNVWLGIIVVLAMCAAFGFVSGFLVVKLRINSFIATLGMSQVISAALLWRSDNQRLSDAYSDDFREIARGDFFSMGEFGVPKAFIYLLIASVIIWYLLEYTPSGRKLFATGGNPDAARLAGVRTGRYIWSSLVVSSVLAGIGGIILAMRQGAASPQTGPPLLFPAFAAVFFGATQIKNRPNVWGTVIAIYVLAFGARGFQLKSPGVWVDPLFNGVALVVAVAAASIDWGAVRRGYRRRFGSDPAAAEA